One genomic segment of Sminthopsis crassicaudata isolate SCR6 chromosome 2, ASM4859323v1, whole genome shotgun sequence includes these proteins:
- the HRH2 gene encoding histamine H2 receptor isoform X2, giving the protein MDADSQDSSWHQVLIGMVLIFLILITVLGNVVVCLAVGLNRRLRSLTNCFIVSLAITDLLLGLLVLPFSAACELGQTCHFAEPLCKIYTSLDVMLCTASILNLFMISLDRYYAITAPLRYTMVVTPKRVAIALIFIWMISITFSFLPIHLEWNTQNITNTNLTPNKCKLQVNKAYGLVDGLVTFYIPLLVMCATYYRIFKIAREQAKRINHSYYNKAVTIREHKATVTLAVVMGAFIICWFPYFTVFVYRGIWGDINETCETIVLWLGYVNSALNPILYAALNRDFRTAYQCLFCCKGRDITSRGSSLSPSTSRQSQSQSHQVTLGLQEETSLRLPVQNGSEAPFPQEPDNLETSSLAGQRSSSRVHPHQRHL; this is encoded by the coding sequence ATGGATGCTGACAGCCAAGACTCAAGCTGGCACCAGGTTTTGATTGGCATGGTCCTCATATTCCTAATCCTCATCACAGTCCTGGGTAATGTGGTGGTGTGCCTGGCTGTGGGACTGAACCGCAGGCTGCGGAGCCTCACCAACTGCTTCATTGTGTCCTTGGCCATCACCGACCTCCTCCTGGGCCTCCTGGTGCTCCCATTCTCAGCTGCTTGTGAGCTGGGCCAGACATGCCACTTTGCAGAGCCCCTTTGTAAAATTTACACCAGCCTGGATGTGATGCTCTGCACTGCCTCCATCCTCAACCTCTTCATGATCAGCCTGGACCGCTACTACGCCATCACAGCTCCACTGCGCTACACCATGGTGGTGACGCCCAAGCGGGTGGCCATTGCTCTGATCTTCATCTGGATGATCTCCATCACTTTCTCCTTCCTGCCCATCCACTTAGAGTGGAACACTCAAAACATCACTAACACAAACTTGACTCCCAATAAATGCAAACTGCAGGTCAACAAGGCCTACGGCCTGGTAGATGGCCTGGTCACTTTCTACATCCCCCTGCTGGTAATGTGCGCCACCTACTATCGCATTTTTAAAATTGCCCGTGAACAAGCCAAGAGAATTAACCACAGCTACTACAACAAGGCTGTCACCATCCGTGAGCACAAAGCCACTGTCACCTTGGCGGTTGTGATGGGGGCTTTTATCATCTGCTGGTTTCCCTACTTCACGGTGTTTGTTTACCGAGGAATATGGGGTGACATCAATGAGACCTGTGAAACCATCGTCCTGTGGCTTGGCTACGTCAACTCAGCTCTGAACCCCATCCTGTATGCTGCTCTGAACAGGGACTTCCGCACAGCATACCAGTGCCTCTTCTGTTGCAAGGGCAGGGATATCACTTCCAGGGGGTCCTCCCTGTCTCCTAGCACCTCCCGCCAATCCCAGAGCCAGTCCCACCAAGTCACACTAGGACTCCAGGAAGAGACCTCTCTGAGACTCCCAGTGCAGAATGGAAGCGAAGCCCCTTTCCCCCAGGAGCCAGATAATTTGGAAACTTCAAGTTTGGCTGGCCAGAG
- the HRH2 gene encoding histamine H2 receptor isoform X1 gives MDADSQDSSWHQVLIGMVLIFLILITVLGNVVVCLAVGLNRRLRSLTNCFIVSLAITDLLLGLLVLPFSAACELGQTCHFAEPLCKIYTSLDVMLCTASILNLFMISLDRYYAITAPLRYTMVVTPKRVAIALIFIWMISITFSFLPIHLEWNTQNITNTNLTPNKCKLQVNKAYGLVDGLVTFYIPLLVMCATYYRIFKIAREQAKRINHSYYNKAVTIREHKATVTLAVVMGAFIICWFPYFTVFVYRGIWGDINETCETIVLWLGYVNSALNPILYAALNRDFRTAYQCLFCCKGRDITSRGSSLSPSTSRQSQSQSHQVTLGLQEETSLRLPVQNGSEAPFPQEPDNLETSSLAGQRPQSLTSFLSGVSFDL, from the exons ATGGATGCTGACAGCCAAGACTCAAGCTGGCACCAGGTTTTGATTGGCATGGTCCTCATATTCCTAATCCTCATCACAGTCCTGGGTAATGTGGTGGTGTGCCTGGCTGTGGGACTGAACCGCAGGCTGCGGAGCCTCACCAACTGCTTCATTGTGTCCTTGGCCATCACCGACCTCCTCCTGGGCCTCCTGGTGCTCCCATTCTCAGCTGCTTGTGAGCTGGGCCAGACATGCCACTTTGCAGAGCCCCTTTGTAAAATTTACACCAGCCTGGATGTGATGCTCTGCACTGCCTCCATCCTCAACCTCTTCATGATCAGCCTGGACCGCTACTACGCCATCACAGCTCCACTGCGCTACACCATGGTGGTGACGCCCAAGCGGGTGGCCATTGCTCTGATCTTCATCTGGATGATCTCCATCACTTTCTCCTTCCTGCCCATCCACTTAGAGTGGAACACTCAAAACATCACTAACACAAACTTGACTCCCAATAAATGCAAACTGCAGGTCAACAAGGCCTACGGCCTGGTAGATGGCCTGGTCACTTTCTACATCCCCCTGCTGGTAATGTGCGCCACCTACTATCGCATTTTTAAAATTGCCCGTGAACAAGCCAAGAGAATTAACCACAGCTACTACAACAAGGCTGTCACCATCCGTGAGCACAAAGCCACTGTCACCTTGGCGGTTGTGATGGGGGCTTTTATCATCTGCTGGTTTCCCTACTTCACGGTGTTTGTTTACCGAGGAATATGGGGTGACATCAATGAGACCTGTGAAACCATCGTCCTGTGGCTTGGCTACGTCAACTCAGCTCTGAACCCCATCCTGTATGCTGCTCTGAACAGGGACTTCCGCACAGCATACCAGTGCCTCTTCTGTTGCAAGGGCAGGGATATCACTTCCAGGGGGTCCTCCCTGTCTCCTAGCACCTCCCGCCAATCCCAGAGCCAGTCCCACCAAGTCACACTAGGACTCCAGGAAGAGACCTCTCTGAGACTCCCAGTGCAGAATGGAAGCGAAGCCCCTTTCCCCCAGGAGCCAGATAATTTGGAAACTTCAAGTTTGGCTGGCCAGAG GCCCCAGAGTCTCACCTCTTTCTTGTCTGGGGTATCTTTTGACCTATAG